The following nucleotide sequence is from Natronosalvus caseinilyticus.
AGAGTGTCCGTCCGCAGAACTTCGGCAAGATGAGGCTCATCAGGCCCGCCGCGGGGAGGAAGATGATGTACACCTCCGGGTGGCCGAAGAACCAGAAGAGGTGTTGCCAGAGCAACGGCCCGCCACCCTCGACCGCGTAGAAGGTCGTGCCCACGTTCCGGTCGAGCAACAACAGGACGATGGCACTCCCCAGCAGCGGGAACGCGAAGACGACGAGCGCACTGGTCGTGAGAATCGTCCACGAGAAGATGTCCAGGCGCGCCCAGGTGACGTCCCCAGCGCGTTCGTAGAAGATGGTGACGATGAAGTTGATCGCCGCGAGCGTCGTTGCGATGCCACTCAGATGGAGCCCCAGGAGGAGGAGGTCGATCTGCGGATTCGCCGTCTGGACCGACAGCGGCACGTACAGCGTCCACCCCAGGCCGGGTTCGCTCAGCGCCCCGAAGAAGTTGACGAGTGCGTTCTCGCCGAACAGGGACCCGAGAATCTTCGCCGTCACCTCCGAGATGAGCCCCGCTCGAGCCAGCAGGAGCGCCGGCGGGAGCATCCAGAACCCGATGGCGTTGAGTCGAGGGAACGCCATGTCGTCGGCCCCCAGCAAGAGCGGCAGGAAGTAGTTCCCAATGCCGAAGAAGATGGGTGTCACGAAGAAAAACAGCATCGTGATGCCGTGGGCCGTAAACAGCTCGTTGTACGTCGGCTCGTTCCAGACCGACGCAGCGGGGACGAGCAGCTCCGTCCGCATCATCATTCCGTCGATGCCACCCCAGATGCCGGCCAGGGTACCGAACGCGATGTACAGCAGACCGATCTCGCGGTGGTTGGTAGTCGTCGTCCAGCGCTCGAGGCCGGCCCGAACGCTGGCGATGTCGACCGTCAGATCCCGACGGACGTGCGTTCCGCCGTCCGGGCGGGCGCCGTGTCGGCTCGCACGGTGAGCGATAACGAGACAGCCGAGGAGAATTGCGACGAAGAGGCTGACACGTAAGAGGGCGGGGTCGGGCATCATGGTGGGGACCTCCCGGGTGACGCTACCCTCGCGAGGGTCCTCGAGCGGCCGCTCGAGCACAAAATACGCACCTGGGCCTCGACGTTCGGACGACTCCTCATGCGTCGATCTCACCACGCTACCACGAACTTCGTAATGAAACCCTGCCGACGCAACCTCTCGCTACGCTGACGCCACCGTGGTAGTTATTTGGTCTCGAGCGTGGTCGATTGCCGGGATGGAGGGTCGGTACGTCCGTCTCGTCCGGTGGCTGATCGTCGTGGCGGCAGGAGTGGTCGCCACGACGATGCCAGTCGCCGCTCAGTCGGCCAACCGCGACCTCATCGACGGCCTCTACGTCCAGTTGCTGTACGTCGCACTCCCGCTGACGCTGTTCGTCATGGTTATCCTCTCGTACGCCGTCGTCCGCTTTCGGGACAACGAGGATCCTCGGCCGACCGCGGAGGACCCAGCCCTCGAGATCACCTGGACGGTCGCGACGGCGGTCATCCTGCTGTTCGTCGGGGTCTCCTCGTACGCGGTACTTGCCAGTCCGTACCTGTCGCCGGGCGTCCTCTCCGACGAGGATCTGGCCGGGACTGGCGACAATCCAGTCGAGGTCGCCGAGGACGACATGGTCGTCGAAATCGTGGCTTACCAGTGGGGCTGGCAGGCCACCTATCCGGAGGCGAACGTGAC
It contains:
- the coxB gene encoding cytochrome c oxidase subunit II, which gives rise to MEGRYVRLVRWLIVVAAGVVATTMPVAAQSANRDLIDGLYVQLLYVALPLTLFVMVILSYAVVRFRDNEDPRPTAEDPALEITWTVATAVILLFVGVSSYAVLASPYLSPGVLSDEDLAGTGDNPVEVAEDDMVVEIVAYQWGWQATYPEANVTTQDVIVVPADRDVAFVMTSRDVIHSFAVPGLGLRQDVFPEQESAVRTNVYEPGTYQVQCTEFCGAQHAHMRATIVVVDEETYQTWLVNHEGEENVTDAPAARD